The following coding sequences lie in one Flagellimonas eckloniae genomic window:
- the ccoG gene encoding cytochrome c oxidase accessory protein CcoG: MEENFRDSIGTISEEGKRAWIYPKKPKGRFFEYRKYVSYGLLLFLIASPFINVNGNQFLLFNVLERRFNIFGFPFWPQDFHLVVVSMIAGVIFVSLFTVAYGRIFCGWMCPQTIFMEMVFRRIEYWIDGDRGAQMRLDRSPWNGKKIRKRVLKWTVFFIISFLIANVFLAYLIGSDKLIRYVVDGPLAHMGTIIPLLIFTGVFYFVFAWFREQVCIIACPYGRLQGVLLDDKSIVVAYDHKRGEGDNGRKKFRKNEDRDALGHGDCIDCFQCVNVCPTGIDIRNGTQLECVNCTACIDECDHIMDSIQKPRGLIRYASEDEINKKAKFKFTARMKGYTAVLVILTGILIGMLFLRNELEANILRLPGQLYERKANNNISNVYTYKLVNKTSKDIDSVGFRLLSHKGEIKMVSQDKFKVPAEEIAEGTLFIEINSSVLTGDKDKLKIGVYNGEKLIETTTTQFLAPRSYH, encoded by the coding sequence ATGGAAGAGAATTTTAGGGATTCCATAGGGACAATATCTGAAGAGGGCAAAAGGGCATGGATTTATCCTAAGAAACCTAAAGGACGATTTTTTGAGTATCGCAAATATGTTAGCTATGGACTCTTACTTTTTTTGATTGCATCGCCTTTTATTAACGTAAACGGTAATCAGTTTCTACTGTTCAATGTATTGGAAAGAAGGTTCAATATTTTTGGATTTCCTTTCTGGCCACAGGATTTTCACCTAGTTGTAGTTTCTATGATTGCAGGTGTAATTTTCGTATCGTTATTTACTGTAGCGTATGGACGTATTTTTTGCGGATGGATGTGTCCCCAGACTATTTTCATGGAAATGGTCTTTCGAAGAATTGAATACTGGATAGATGGAGATCGTGGGGCGCAAATGAGACTGGACAGATCACCCTGGAATGGTAAAAAGATTCGGAAAAGAGTATTAAAGTGGACAGTCTTTTTTATTATTTCATTTTTGATAGCCAATGTTTTCTTGGCCTATCTGATTGGAAGTGATAAACTGATCAGGTATGTTGTTGATGGGCCATTGGCCCATATGGGAACCATAATTCCATTGCTCATTTTTACAGGTGTGTTCTATTTTGTGTTTGCCTGGTTTCGCGAGCAAGTGTGTATCATAGCATGTCCTTACGGAAGATTGCAAGGTGTGCTTTTGGATGATAAATCCATTGTGGTGGCCTACGACCACAAACGGGGAGAGGGAGATAATGGGCGTAAAAAGTTTCGTAAAAACGAAGACAGGGATGCCTTGGGCCATGGAGATTGTATAGATTGTTTTCAATGCGTCAATGTTTGTCCAACCGGAATAGATATTCGAAATGGAACCCAATTGGAATGTGTCAACTGCACGGCATGTATTGATGAATGCGATCATATTATGGACAGTATTCAAAAACCAAGAGGGTTGATTCGTTACGCGAGCGAAGATGAGATAAACAAAAAAGCAAAATTCAAATTTACCGCTAGAATGAAAGGCTATACTGCGGTGCTTGTTATACTAACAGGTATTTTGATTGGCATGCTTTTTCTTAGAAATGAATTGGAAGCAAACATCTTAAGATTACCTGGTCAGCTGTACGAAAGAAAGGCCAATAACAATATCAGCAATGTATACACCTACAAATTGGTGAACAAAACATCCAAAGATATAGATAGTGTAGGCTTTAGATTATTGTCCCATAAAGGAGAGATTAAAATGGTATCTCAGGATAAGTTTAAAGTTCCTGCAGAGGAAATTGCGGAAGGAACATTATTTATAGAAATCAACAGCTCTGTACTGACAGGAGATAAGGATAAGTTAAAAATTGGAGTTTATAATGGCGAAAAGCTTATTGAAACAACGACAACACAGTTTTTGGCACCAAGAAGTTATCATTAA
- a CDS encoding FixH family protein — MKINWGTSIVLAFTAFISFILYFVIRMSTDNSANHDLVTEEYYKQELAYQNEIDAVESALKMNASLKLVKSEKGITVLFPEQFNPEHINGTVSLYRPSNKHLDFNFPISLSNAHLLIPDNSLLDGRWDITIKWNYKDKIFLHKEKLLY; from the coding sequence ATGAAAATAAATTGGGGAACAAGTATAGTACTGGCTTTTACAGCATTCATCAGTTTCATATTATACTTTGTGATTAGAATGAGTACGGATAACAGTGCCAATCACGATTTGGTTACCGAAGAGTATTATAAACAAGAATTGGCCTACCAGAATGAAATTGATGCAGTAGAATCTGCTTTGAAGATGAATGCGAGTCTAAAATTGGTGAAATCTGAAAAAGGAATCACAGTTTTATTTCCAGAACAATTCAATCCAGAACATATTAATGGCACAGTGTCCCTTTATAGACCGTCTAACAAGCACTTGGATTTTAACTTTCCTATAAGTTTGTCCAATGCACATTTGCTCATACCTGACAATAGCTTGCTGGACGGTCGCTGGGACATTACCATCAAATGGAATTATAAGGATAAAATCTTTTTACACAAAGAAAAACTGTTGTACTAA